A stretch of DNA from Alicyclobacillus acidocaldarius subsp. acidocaldarius Tc-4-1:
AACCTGGACATTCTCCGTCGCCGGGGGACGCTCGTGCTAGATCCAGGCGAAGGGCCGCTCGCCTGCGGTTACACGGGCCGCGGGCGCATGCCCGAACCCGAGGATATCGCGGACGTGATTGAGGCTGTGCTCCACCAGGAGCGCGATTTGGAGGGCCTCATCCTTCTCATTACGGCCGGGCCGACGGTGGAGGATATCGATCCTGTCCGGTATCTCACCAATCGGTCGAGCGGCAAGATGGGGTACGCGCTCGCCGAGCAGGCCGCGCGCCGCGGCGCCCGCGTCACCTTGATCTCAGGCCCGACGCATCTCAAACCGGTTCCCGGGGCCCGGATGGTCTACGTCCGCTCGACCGAGCAGATGCTGCACGCCGTAAGCGAGTTCTTCCCCGAAGCGGATGCGTTCATCTCGGCTGCGGCACCGGCCGATTTCCGGCCCGCCCGCACCTTGGATCATAAATGGAAAAAATCACAAGGACCGCTCAAGCTCGATCTCGTCGAGACGCCCGACATCCTGCTCGCCGCGAGCCGCCTGAAGCGCCCTGGCCAGGTCGTGGTGGGATTTGCGGCGGAGACGGACATGCCTTTGGAACACGCCCGGCGCAAGCTCATCGACAAGGACCTCGACCTGATTGTGGTCAATGACGTGACGAAGCCAGGAGCAGGCTTCGAAGTGGACACCAACCAGGTCACGCTCATCGCGAAGGACGGATCGACGGAGGCCCTGCCGGTCATGGAAAAGCACAGAGTGGCGGATCACATCCTGACCCGCGTTCGGCAGGTCCTTCGCGTGTCGGACGGTGAGCGGCCTTTATGACCGCTCGGACCGCCCGCGTCGCGGAGGTGGTGGTCGATGGGACGGCGCTGTTTTTGGACAAGCGGTTCGATTACGCCGTGCCAGCGGGGATGGATGTCTCGCCGGGCGTGCGCGTGGTGGTACCGCTGCGGGACTCGTTCCGGTCCGGCATCGTCTGGGCGGTGCGGGAGGCCGCAGATGCAGGCCGGCTTCGTCCGCTCGCGCGCGTGATGGATCGAGTTCCCGTGCTCACGTCGGATCAGATGCGCATGGCGGAGTGGCTCTGCGACCGCTATGCCGCCACACTGCCCGAGGCCGTGTCGGCCATCTTGCCGGGGGCATTTCGCGTGCGCGTCCGGAAAGTCATCGTTTCCAGCGCGGATGCGTCCGTCCCAGACGACGTGCAAGCCTCGGCGCTCTTTCGCTGGATCGCCGACGCCGAGCCAGAGTGGAGCGAGCTTCGCGCGCGTTCCAAGGCGGACGAACGTGCCGTCCGGGCGTGGTTGGAGGCCGGTTTCGTCCGGGAAGAGATCCGGGTGGACGAGGCGGTGGGCGAGAAGCGGCGGGCCTACCTCGTCGCCTGCGTGCCAGACGAGGATCTCAGGCTCGAGGCGGAACGCCGGCGTCGGCGCGCCCGGCGCCAGAGTGAAATCTTGCTGCGACTTGCAGACGAGCGCGAGGTACTTTGGGATCGGCAGGCGTATCCGCCCTCGTCCGTGGCGCCCCTCATCCAGGCGGGACTGGTGGCTGTGNCGGAGCGGCGCGTGAGACGGGCTTTTGCCTCGCTCGACAAAGACGCGCCTTGGCCCGAGCTCACGACGTATCAGGCGGCCGCGGTGCGCGAGCTCAGCGAGATGGCCCGACAGGGTCATGGCGTGGCGCTGCTGCACGGCGTGACCGGAAGCGGCAAGACCGAGGTGTACATGCACCTGATTCGCGCGGCCATCGAAGACGAGGGGCAGGCCCTTGTGCTTGTGCCGGAGATTGCCCTTACGCCGCAGCTTGTGCAGAGGTTCGAGCGGAGGTTCGGAAGCCGGGTTGCCGTCCTGCATTCGGGATTGTCGCTCGGCGAGCGGCGCGAGGAGTGGACGCGGGTTCTCGAAGGAGACGCAAGCGTGGTCATCGGGGCGAGATCGGCGGTCTTTGCGCCGATGCGCAAGCTTCGGCTGGTCGTGATCGATGAGGAACACGAGCCGTCGTACAAGCAGGAGGATGCGCCCCACTACGACGCGCGCGAAGTGGCCATGTGGCGCGCGAGAGAGGCCGGGGCGCTCCTGGTCTTGGGATCGGCGACGCCGTCGCTCGCGTCCATGTTTCGGGTGGAACGAGGCGGCGCGAGGCTTGTCTCCTTGCCGGTTCGGGCGAATCGGCGGCCGCTGCCGCCCGTGGACGTGATCGACATGCGCGAGGAGTTGCGCGCGGGAAACCGGTCGATTTTCAGCCGCAGGCTCGCCGCGGAGCTGGAGCGCACGGTGGCCGAGGGCATGCAGGCCATCCTGTTTCTGAATCGCCGAGGCTACGCGCACGCAGCGCTATGCAGAGCGTGCGGCCACAGCATGGAGTGTCCGCGCTGCGACATTCACCTGACGGTCCACCGGAAGACGAGCGGGCACGTCCTTGTGTGCCACTACTGCGGGCACGAGGAGCCACTCGTCCGCCGCTGCCCCACTTGCGGCGAAGATGCGCTGGTCCCGTATGGACTCGGGACCGAGCAGGTGGAGCAGCACCTGCTGCGCACGTGGCCCGCGATGCGCGTATTGCGGATGGATTTGGACACCACGCGGCGAAAGGGAGCGCTTGAGTCCATCATCGATCGGTTCCAGCGGGGCGAAGCCGATGTGCTCGTGGGCACGCAGATGATCGCGAAGGGGCTCGACTTTCCGCGCGTGCGGCTGGTGGGGGTCGTGGCGGCCGACGCGATGCTCACGCTTCCAGACTATCGCGCGAACGAGCGCGCCTTTCAGCTGCTCACGCAGGTGGCCGGACGCGCAGGACGCGCAGACACGGACGGGATCACGCTCATCCAGACGTATCAGCCCGGGCATCGCGCCATCGAAGCGGCGAAGTCCCACGACTACCGCATGTTCTACGAGCGCGAGCGGGAGAGCCGTGAATTCTTTCGCTATCCGCCGTTTTGCGAACTGGCGGTTTTCCTCGCCTCGCATTCTGAGGAGCGGCTGGCGCGCGGCGCCGCGGCGCGGTTCGAGCGGGAACTCGCGCGTTCGCCGTCTGCGGCGTCCTTGACCGTGCTGCCGGCGGGGCCAAGCGGCATTCGGCGGATCGACAACGTGTATCGGTATCAGGTTGTGATGAAGTACGCCGCGTGGCAGGATGTGAAAGAGGACGTTGTGCGCGCGTACCGATTGGTGAAGGAGAAGATGAACCGGCTGGGCGGATCCGCCGTGCTCGACGTCAATGCCCAACGGATCGGTTGACTATCGGGAGGGGATGAACGATGGCCATTCGCATCATTCGCAAAGGGGAGGATCCGGTGCTGCGGCAGAAGGCGCATGTCGTGACGCAGTTCACCCCGGCCATTCACCGGCTCCTCGACGACATGGCGGAGACCATGTACGACGCCGACGGGATTGGCCTCGCGGCCAATCAGATTGGGATTCTCAAGCGCCTCGTCGTGATCGACGTGCAGCCGAAGGAGGACAGCTTCCAGAAACGCGCCTGGATTGAGCTTGTCAACCCGGAGATTATCGAGCGAAGCGGGGTGCAGCGCGAGCGCGAGGCGTGTCTCTCTCTGCCGGGGCTCTCGGGCGTGGTGGAGCGCGCCGCCTACGTGCGGGTGCGGGCGCAGAACCGGTACGGCGAATTCTTTGAAATTGAGGGCCGAGATCTGCTGGCGCGCTGCCTGCAGCACGAGATTGATCACCTGGACGGCATCCTGTTCACGGACTACCTGCGGCCCGAGGAAATCGAGCGCCAGCCGGTCGGAGAGTCGTCGAGATGACGGTTCGAGCGCTGTTTTGCGGGACGCCGGATTTTGCGGTGCCGAGCCTCGATGCGCTCTGCCGCTTGGGCTACGAGGTGGTCGTCATCACGCAGCCAGACAGGCCTCGCGGGCGATCCCGGACGCTGGCGCCGCCTCCGGTCAAAGTGCGAGCGCTGGAAATCGGCCTTCCGGTCTGGCAGCCCGAGCGCCTGCGAGACGCGATGGAGGACATCCGCCGTTTCGCGCCGGATCTCATCATCACGGCCGCGTACGGCAAGATCCTGAGCGAGGCGCTGCTGCGGCTTCCGCGCGTCGGATCGGTCAACGTGCACGCGTCCCTTCTCCCCCGTTGGCGCGGTGCGGCGCCCATCCAGCGCGCCATCTGGGCCGGCGACGCGGAAACCGGCATCACGCTGATGGAAATGGTGCGCGATCTCGACGCGGGGCCCATTTTGGCGCAGGAGCGCGTGACCATCGAGCCGACGGACACGGCCGGCTCGCTGCACGACAAATTGGCTCGGCTCGGCGGCGAGGTGTGCGAGCGGTATCTCCCGCTTTATGTCGCCGGCGAGCTTGTGCCCGTGCCCCAGCCGGCTGAAGGGGTCACCTACGCCGAAAAGGTGACGCGCGAGGACGAGTGGATCGACTGGACAAAAAGCGCGGCCGAGATCGACAGGCAGGTGCGGGCGCTCGCGCCGGTGCCGGGGGCGACTGCCGCGCTCACCACGGGCGAGGAGCTGAAGATCCTCACCGGCCGCCCCGTGCACATGGAGCCCTTCGGCGATCCCGGCGAGGTCGAGCCGCGCGGCGAAGTGGTTTGGGTGTCGTGCGGCGCGGGCATCTACGAGATCCTCGAGTTAAAGCCGAGTGGTCGCCGCGCGATGCCAGCGGGCGCGTTTTGGCGCGGGCTGCGCGGAGAAGGCGTGCGCATGAGGGGGGGCGCGAGGGATGATGGCTGAGGGTAGGCGGCGCGCGTACCAGGCGCTCATCCGGGTGGAACGGGACGGGGCGTACCTCAACGTCGCCCTCCAGGAGGCGCTCGCAGGCGCAGGCGTGGACGAACGGGACCGCGCGCTGGCCACTGAAATCGCCTATGGGACGTTGCGCCGGCAGATTACGCTCGACCGACTGTTGTCGCCGCTCGTGCGCCGCCCCTTGGCGAAACTGGATCCCGAGGTGCGCGTCATCTTGCGGATGAGCGCGTACCAGATGACCTGGCTCGACCGCGTTCCGGCGTATGCCGCGGCAAACGACGCGGTCGAACTCGCCAAGCGCCATCGACCACAGGCGTCAGGCTTCGTGAACGCGGTGCTTCGCCAATACGCCGAGCGCGCGCAAGAGTGGGAGAGTTTGCTCAAGAAGGCCCTCGCGGGGGCGAAGGACGTCGAGCGCTGGTCGGTCATGTACAGTGTGCCGGCCTGGATTGTGGAGCGGCTCGTGGCCGATCACGGGGCGGATAGAGTTCTCGCCGCGCTCGCTTCGATGAATGAGCCGGCGCCGATGTCGCTCCGCGCCAATCGCCTGCGCGAATCCCGCGAGGAGACCGTCGCTCGGCTGGCGCAGGAGGGCGCTATGGCGGTGCCCGCCG
This window harbors:
- the fmt gene encoding methionyl-tRNA formyltransferase, with the protein product MTVRALFCGTPDFAVPSLDALCRLGYEVVVITQPDRPRGRSRTLAPPPVKVRALEIGLPVWQPERLRDAMEDIRRFAPDLIITAAYGKILSEALLRLPRVGSVNVHASLLPRWRGAAPIQRAIWAGDAETGITLMEMVRDLDAGPILAQERVTIEPTDTAGSLHDKLARLGGEVCERYLPLYVAGELVPVPQPAEGVTYAEKVTREDEWIDWTKSAAEIDRQVRALAPVPGATAALTTGEELKILTGRPVHMEPFGDPGEVEPRGEVVWVSCGAGIYEILELKPSGRRAMPAGAFWRGLRGEGVRMRGGARDDG
- the def gene encoding peptide deformylase, yielding MAIRIIRKGEDPVLRQKAHVVTQFTPAIHRLLDDMAETMYDADGIGLAANQIGILKRLVVIDVQPKEDSFQKRAWIELVNPEIIERSGVQREREACLSLPGLSGVVERAAYVRVRAQNRYGEFFEIEGRDLLARCLQHEIDHLDGILFTDYLRPEEIERQPVGESSR
- the coaBC gene encoding bifunctional phosphopantothenoylcysteine decarboxylase/phosphopantothenate--cysteine ligase CoaBC — encoded protein: MDKKTILVGVGGGIAAYKSANLCSLLVKRGYEVQVLMTEHATRFIQPLTLQALTKHPVIFDTFAEPNPSEIAHIAVADRADLYVIAPATANLIAKLAHGLADDMVTTTALAATCPTVVAPAMNVHMFEHPAVQENLDILRRRGTLVLDPGEGPLACGYTGRGRMPEPEDIADVIEAVLHQERDLEGLILLITAGPTVEDIDPVRYLTNRSSGKMGYALAEQAARRGARVTLISGPTHLKPVPGARMVYVRSTEQMLHAVSEFFPEADAFISAAAPADFRPARTLDHKWKKSQGPLKLDLVETPDILLAASRLKRPGQVVVGFAAETDMPLEHARRKLIDKDLDLIVVNDVTKPGAGFEVDTNQVTLIAKDGSTEALPVMEKHRVADHILTRVRQVLRVSDGERPL
- the priA gene encoding replication restart helicase PriA: MTARTARVAEVVVDGTALFLDKRFDYAVPAGMDVSPGVRVVVPLRDSFRSGIVWAVREAADAGRLRPLARVMDRVPVLTSDQMRMAEWLCDRYAATLPEAVSAILPGAFRVRVRKVIVSSADASVPDDVQASALFRWIADAEPEWSELRARSKADERAVRAWLEAGFVREEIRVDEAVGEKRRAYLVACVPDEDLRLEAERRRRRARRQSEILLRLADEREVLWDRQAYPPSSVAPLIQAGLVAVXERRVRRAFASLDKDAPWPELTTYQAAAVRELSEMARQGHGVALLHGVTGSGKTEVYMHLIRAAIEDEGQALVLVPEIALTPQLVQRFERRFGSRVAVLHSGLSLGERREEWTRVLEGDASVVIGARSAVFAPMRKLRLVVIDEEHEPSYKQEDAPHYDAREVAMWRAREAGALLVLGSATPSLASMFRVERGGARLVSLPVRANRRPLPPVDVIDMREELRAGNRSIFSRRLAAELERTVAEGMQAILFLNRRGYAHAALCRACGHSMECPRCDIHLTVHRKTSGHVLVCHYCGHEEPLVRRCPTCGEDALVPYGLGTEQVEQHLLRTWPAMRVLRMDLDTTRRKGALESIIDRFQRGEADVLVGTQMIAKGLDFPRVRLVGVVAADAMLTLPDYRANERAFQLLTQVAGRAGRADTDGITLIQTYQPGHRAIEAAKSHDYRMFYERERESREFFRYPPFCELAVFLASHSEERLARGAAARFERELARSPSAASLTVLPAGPSGIRRIDNVYRYQVVMKYAAWQDVKEDVVRAYRLVKEKMNRLGGSAVLDVNAQRIG